The following is a genomic window from Cloacibacillus sp..
CGGCGCCTTTTATATATTCGTCGAGGAGGAGAAGCTGGGGCTGCGCGTGCTGCCGGAGCAGACGGCGGCGCTCGTCGCGCGCGCGATGGAGATGAAACGCTGGGTGAACGCCAATCTTGACATCCGCCACCCGGAGAAGCCGCAGATCAGCGGCATTTACGGCGTGCTTATCACCTCCCCCGTCGAATGGACGGAGTACGGCTGCCGCAGCCGCCACATCTGCGTATTCGCCGAGGGCGCGGTGGACCGCTCGCCCTGCGGTACTGGAACCTCCGCGCGGATGGCGCTGCTGGTATCGCGCGGCACGTTGAAGGTGGGCGAAAAATTCCAGGCGGCGAGCATCATCGACACAAAGTTCGAGGGGACGCCGCTCGCCGCCGTCACCGAGAGCGGATACGAGGCGATCATCCCCAAGGTCGCGGGGCCGGCCTGGATCACGGGCTTCAACAAGTTCGTCCTCGACCCCAGCGATCCGCTGCCGGAGGGCTTCCTGCTCTGAGCCGCCGATTTTTCGCCTCTTCCATGCCTGGGGTGGAACAGGGCGGCCCAAAGAGGAACAATGAGTCTCTCCCCGCACCTGACCGGCGGAATATATACGAGCGATCGATAAAATTTTATGAAAATCAGAAGGGACTGAGCGAAAATGACATACCGCTCCAAAGAACTCGGACTTTTTTCCGGCAAGGGGTCGTCCTCGCGCCGCGCGATCTATAAGGGCTGCGGCTACGACGACGGCGACCTCGCCAAGCCGCTGATCGGCATTGTAAACACCGCGAACGATGCGGGGCTCGGCCATGTGCACCTTGACCGCCTCGCGGCGCGGGTGCGCGCGGGCATTCTACAGGCGGGCGGCACGCCATTTGAGTTCGGCACCATCGCCACCTGCGGCGCGGTGCCCATCGGGATGCCGCACTTCCGCTATGAGCTGGTCATCCGCGACGTCATCGCCTCCTCCGTCGAGATAATGACCGGCGTGCAGCTGCTGGACGGCCTTGTGCTGCTCGCCTCCTGCGACAGCATCATCCCCGGCGTCCTTATGGGCGGCATCCGCGCCGATGTCCCCTGTATCGTGCTGACGGGCGGCCCGCAGGAGGTCTGCAAGAGCGGCGGACGCAGCGTCGTGATGAGCGAGCTGGACCAGCTCGTATTCGGCGCGGATTACGCGAGCGGCGAGGCGCGCGAGAAGATACGTTACCTCGAGGATCACGTCTGCCCCGGCCCTGGCGCCTGTTCGCTGATGGGCACGGCGAATACGATGCAGATTTTGATGGAGGGGCTGGGAATGGCGCTGCCTGGCTCGTCCACGGTTCCCGCCGTCTACGCGGAGAAGGAACGTTTCGCGACGCAGACGGGACGCCGCATCGTGGAGCTCGTCAAGGAGGGCGTGAAGCCGAAGGATATCCTCACACGCGAGGCGCTCTTGAACGGCGTCATCCTCACGATGGCTCTCGCGGGCTCGACCAACGCGGTGCTGCACCTGCTCTCCTTCGCGCGCGAGGTGGGAGTGGAGCTGACGCTCGACGATTTTGACAAATTATCGGAGACGATACCCGTCATCAGCCGCGTCATCCCGACGGGAAAGGCGACGGTCATCGACCTCTACAACGCGGGCGGCGTCCCCGCCGTCCTCGGCGAGATGAAAGACTTCCTCCACCGGGAATGCCTCACCGTCTCCGGACACACAATCGGCGAGATAGCGGCGCAACGCCGCTCCTCCGACCACGATACGCTGACGACCGTCGAGGCCCCCGTCTTTAAAAACGGCGGCATCGCGGTGATGAAGGGCAACATCACGCCCAACGGCGCGATCTGCCGCACGACGACCATCTCCGAGAAGATACGCAGGTTCGCGGGACCGGCGCGCGTCTTCAACTCCGACGAGGAGGCGCACCACGCGGTGGTGACGGGCGATATCAAAAGCGGCGACGTCGTCGTAATCCGTTATGAGGGGCCGCGCGGCGCGCCCGGCATGCGCGAGATGATGATGACGACCGACGCGCTGGTCGGCATCGGCATGGGACAGGAGGTATTCGTACTCACCGACGGGCGTTTCTCGGGCTTTACCGAGGGGGCAGCGATCGGCCATATCTCCCACGAGGCGGCGGTCGGCGGCGTGATCGCGATCGTCGAGGACGGGGACATCATCGAGATAGACATCCCCGGGCGCACGGTGAACCTCGACCTGCCCGAAGAGGTGATCGCGGCCCGCCTCGCGAAGTGGAAGCTACCCCTCAAAAGGGAGCGCGGCATCCTCGGCATCTACGCGAAGAGCGCCCTCCAGGCCCACCTGGGCGCGATGATCGACGACCGCGTGACCGAAGAAGAACAGGTGCGGCGGAAGTTTTAGGCGGAAGGCGCTTCAACTATCTGAGGCAGCCTTCATTGAAGAATATACGGGCGGATTCGTTTACGCGAACCGCCCGTCGTTTATCCCGGTTTTTCCGTCAAATGGGCGGCAGGCTTTTAGGTGTTAAATTTGCAAAGCGGCTGCCCGCTCCGCTTTATTTTGCTTTTCCACATTTACTTTTCATATAAATCACATATTCAACCTATAATAACGCCTATTACCCACTTAATCAATTCCAGAGAATATAGTTCAATTTAATTATTAATTATTGACAAAAATTAATATTAAAATTATGATTTAATAGATTTTAATTTTATATTTTAATATGTATTTTTGTTCGCAGTTGACACTGCGCGAAAAATATATGCAGCCCAAGAGACGGCTGTCTGGCTTCCGGCGCAAGGGCAAATATAGATATTCGCTTCAGAGGATACAAGACCAAACAGAGTGAGGTGAGGCAGGATGAAAGATAAAACTCTTTGGGGGCTGAACCTCTCCGCCTTTTTGATGATGATCGGGGTGGGGATGATCGTCGCCCTGCTGCCGCAAAAGATCATAGAGTTAGACGGTAATGGCGGCAATGTAGGTTATTTGGCCTTGACGTTTGCCGCCGCATATATCGTATTGCAGATTCCCGTCGGGGCTATGGCGGACAGATTCGGCTTCAAGCGTTTTTTAGCTTTGGGATATTTTATATGTTTCCTGACTGGGCTATGCTACTATTTTTCCTCCGGCTCGGCCATGATATTTCTCTCACGCCTGCTGCAGGGCACGGGCGAGGCTCCAGTCTGGGCGCTCGCGCCCGCGCTGCTGTCGTTAAAGTACGCCTCCTCCAAAGGGACCGCGGTAGGCTCATATAATGCGGTAATACATATAGGACTCACCATCGGGCCAATGCTTGGCGTGCTCCTTATCAGGGTGCTGTCGCCGGAAAATCTCTTTCTCCTCTACGCCTTTGCCTGCCTCGCCGGAGCGGTTCTGACCATCTGGCTGGTTGACGATGTCCGCGCTGGAGAAAACATGGGAGATACCTTCAATATATCCAATATCGCGGCAATGATCAAAGAACCGTCTGTGTTTACCGCCCTTGCCGGCATTACCCTGTACGGTTCCGGATACGGGATATTCCTCACGGCCATGCCGGCCTATCTTATTGAAGAAAGAGGGTTCAGCCCCGCCTATATCGGTATCTTTTTCTCTCTGTTTTACATCGCGATCAGTATCTCGCAGCTGATAACGGGGAGGCTCTGCGACCGCTTCGGGGCGAAGGTATTTATGATCTTCGGACTCTTTCTCGCGTCACTGGGGCTTGGAGCCTCGCAGCTTTCCGCCACGGCAGCCGGGATGTTATCCGCACTCACTATTTCAAGTATCGGCCTCGGCATATTTTATCTCGCCTCAATGATATTCTTGAACGACACAGTTGACGAGAGATATAAAGGGACGATTTCGGGAGCCTATTATCTGTTTTGGGGGGTCGGGATGTTTTTTGGCCCGCCGCTGCTTTCATTATCATCGGCAAGAGGCGGCGCCGATTTTTCTTTAAGATGTTACGCGGCGCTATATTTAGCGCTTTCAGCTGTAATGGCCATGAGGTTTTATCGAAAACAGAGGAGATAATATTTTGTCACGGTGAACCGGGGGAGAAAAACTTGTATCTGCCAAGCCAGCTATAAAAGGGCGTTCCGCCGTTTTTATACAAACGAAACGCCCTTATTTTTCGCCGCTTTGCGAGGGCGGAGTGATTTTTATTTACAGCTTCATCAATTCAAGCGCGAGCCCCGCGGTATCCTCGAGGTTTTTCACCGTGATGCGCTCCGCGGTGGTGTGGACCCTGTCCATGCCGGTGCCGAGGACCACGGCCTTTATGCCGCCCGCGTTCATGGTGTTCGCGTCGCTGCCGCCGCCGGTGGAGCCGATGACGGGCGTCAGGCCGATTTTCCTGCAGGCCTCTGCGACGGAGACGACAAGCGGATCGTCGTCGGACTGCGTGTACCCCGTGTAGCTGGTCGTCGCTTTGCAGTCGAGCTCCGCGCCGAAATCGCGGCAGGCCTTTTCAAGGCATTCCACCATGTGCTTCGTCTGCGCCTCAAGTTTAGCGTTGTCGCGGCTTCTCACCTCGGCCTCGATGTAGGCGCTGGGGCTGACGATGTTTGTCGCGCCGACGGCTTTGAAGGTGCCGATGTTCGCCGTCGTCTCCTCATCGATACGCAGCAGCTTCATCGCGGCGACGGCGGCGGCTCCAACCTGTATGGCGCTGACGCCCTTTTTGGGGGCGAGGCCGGCGTGCGCCGCGACGCCCTTTATTTCGGCGCGTATCTTCGTCTGTCCCGGCGCGGCGGTGATTATCTTGCCCGCGTCGCCGCTGGAGTCAAAGATGACGGCCTCTTTCGCGGAGAGTTTGGAGTAGTCGAGGGCCTTGGAGCCGATCATGCCAACCTCTTCCCCAACTGTGAGGACCACCTCAACGGCGCGGTGGGCAAGCCCCTGTTCGCGCGCCGAGGCGACCGCCTCGATAATCGCCGCGACGCCGGATTTGTCGTCGCCGCCGAGTATCGTGCTGCCGTCGGTATGTATCACGCCGTCGGTGATGATGGGGCGGATGCCTTTGCCGGGGGTCACGGTATCGATATGGGCGCTCATGAGAAGCGCCGGAGCCTCTCCCGCGAAGAGCGCTATGACGCTGCCGGCCTCGTCTATACGGACATCGCAGCCAAGCGCCTTGAGATCCGCTGAGACGCGGGCGGCCATCGCCGCCTCGTTTCCGCTTTCGCTGTCTATGGCGAGGTATTCAAGGAAATTTTTCAGGAGACGTTCTTTGTTTATCATCTTTTCATCCTCTTTCATCTTTCGTTGGACTTTACCCTATAAATTATACTCTACGGAAAGACAATACCTAAAAACTCTGTGCAATTATACAGGCCCGCTGATTGGACGTGTCAGGCAATGGCGCATATAGACGGCGGATTTTATCTACATGAACAGTCCGGCGCCTGGGCCCAGCGGCAGGCTGAAGAACATCCAGACGACGAGCAGCAGCGACCAGCCGATGAGGAAGAAGATCGAGTAGGGCAGCATCGTCGAGATGAGCGTGCCGATACCGGAGTTCTCGTCGTATTCCTTCGCAAAGACGATTATCATCGCAAAGTAGGACATGAGCGGCGTGATGATGTTCGTCGTGGAGTCTCCGATCCTGTAGGCGACCTGGGTCAGCTCCGGCGAGTAGCCAAGGAGCATAAACATCGGGATGAAGACCGGCGCGAGGATGGTCCACTTCGCGGAGGCAGAGCCCATGAAGAGGTTGATGAAGGCGCTGAAGAGGATGAAGAGGATCATCAGCGGAATGCCGCCGATGCCCGTCGATTCGATGAACTGCGCGCCTTTCAGGGCGATGATGGTGCCGAGGTTGGTGTAGCTGAAGTAGCTTATGAACTGCGCCGCCACGAACGCGAGGGCGATGTAGGCGCCCATAGAGGACATCGCCTTGCCCATCGCGCCGCAGACGTCTTTATTGTCTTTGAATTTGCCGGAGACATAGCCGAATACCACCGAGGGGATGAGGAAGAAAAACATGATAAGCACGATGATGCTCTGCATGAGCGGCGCGCCGGCGATGAGGCTTCCCGTCTTGGGGTTGCGCATGAAGGAATCGGCGGGCAGGCAGACCAGCACCACGAGCAGGGTCATCACGAGCAGGGTGATGTTGGCCATCCGCAGGGCCTTCTGTTCCTTCGCCGTGATCTGATTGGACTCGAAGGCGCCCTCGAGGAATTTGCCGTTGTATTTGCCGAGACGCGGCTCGACGATGTAGTCGGTGACGATCGTGCCGATGATCGTGATGAGGAAGGTGGAGGCGATCATGAAGTACCAGTTGGCGGTGGGCTCGACGGAACGCGCCGCGTCGAGGATGTGCACGGCCTCCGTCGAAATGCCAGAGAGGAGAGGATCGGTGGTTCCGATGACGAGGTTCGCCGAGAAACCGCCGGAGACGCCCGCGAAGGCGGCGGCCAGTCCGGCCATCGGGTGACGCCCGTAAGCCATAAACATCAGCGCGCCGATCGGGATAAGC
Proteins encoded in this region:
- a CDS encoding AbgT family transporter, with the translated sequence MTAETKKKVSLFDRFLNGVERVGNKLPHPIALFAIFAAVTALLSAIFAAMGVSASGELINRATNTVEMQTITAVSLLNQKGVIYMLTSAVKNFTGFAPLGVVLVAMLGVGVAETSGYIPTILKRTVAVTPRSLITPVVVFLGIMSNIASDAGYVVLIPIGALMFMAYGRHPMAGLAAAFAGVSGGFSANLVIGTTDPLLSGISTEAVHILDAARSVEPTANWYFMIASTFLITIIGTIVTDYIVEPRLGKYNGKFLEGAFESNQITAKEQKALRMANITLLVMTLLVVLVCLPADSFMRNPKTGSLIAGAPLMQSIIVLIMFFFLIPSVVFGYVSGKFKDNKDVCGAMGKAMSSMGAYIALAFVAAQFISYFSYTNLGTIIALKGAQFIESTGIGGIPLMILFILFSAFINLFMGSASAKWTILAPVFIPMFMLLGYSPELTQVAYRIGDSTTNIITPLMSYFAMIIVFAKEYDENSGIGTLISTMLPYSIFFLIGWSLLLVVWMFFSLPLGPGAGLFM
- the ilvD gene encoding dihydroxy-acid dehydratase, which codes for MTYRSKELGLFSGKGSSSRRAIYKGCGYDDGDLAKPLIGIVNTANDAGLGHVHLDRLAARVRAGILQAGGTPFEFGTIATCGAVPIGMPHFRYELVIRDVIASSVEIMTGVQLLDGLVLLASCDSIIPGVLMGGIRADVPCIVLTGGPQEVCKSGGRSVVMSELDQLVFGADYASGEAREKIRYLEDHVCPGPGACSLMGTANTMQILMEGLGMALPGSSTVPAVYAEKERFATQTGRRIVELVKEGVKPKDILTREALLNGVILTMALAGSTNAVLHLLSFAREVGVELTLDDFDKLSETIPVISRVIPTGKATVIDLYNAGGVPAVLGEMKDFLHRECLTVSGHTIGEIAAQRRSSDHDTLTTVEAPVFKNGGIAVMKGNITPNGAICRTTTISEKIRRFAGPARVFNSDEEAHHAVVTGDIKSGDVVVIRYEGPRGAPGMREMMMTTDALVGIGMGQEVFVLTDGRFSGFTEGAAIGHISHEAAVGGVIAIVEDGDIIEIDIPGRTVNLDLPEEVIAARLAKWKLPLKRERGILGIYAKSALQAHLGAMIDDRVTEEEQVRRKF
- a CDS encoding M20/M25/M40 family metallo-hydrolase, producing MINKERLLKNFLEYLAIDSESGNEAAMAARVSADLKALGCDVRIDEAGSVIALFAGEAPALLMSAHIDTVTPGKGIRPIITDGVIHTDGSTILGGDDKSGVAAIIEAVASAREQGLAHRAVEVVLTVGEEVGMIGSKALDYSKLSAKEAVIFDSSGDAGKIITAAPGQTKIRAEIKGVAAHAGLAPKKGVSAIQVGAAAVAAMKLLRIDEETTANIGTFKAVGATNIVSPSAYIEAEVRSRDNAKLEAQTKHMVECLEKACRDFGAELDCKATTSYTGYTQSDDDPLVVSVAEACRKIGLTPVIGSTGGGSDANTMNAGGIKAVVLGTGMDRVHTTAERITVKNLEDTAGLALELMKL
- a CDS encoding MFS transporter, giving the protein MKDKTLWGLNLSAFLMMIGVGMIVALLPQKIIELDGNGGNVGYLALTFAAAYIVLQIPVGAMADRFGFKRFLALGYFICFLTGLCYYFSSGSAMIFLSRLLQGTGEAPVWALAPALLSLKYASSKGTAVGSYNAVIHIGLTIGPMLGVLLIRVLSPENLFLLYAFACLAGAVLTIWLVDDVRAGENMGDTFNISNIAAMIKEPSVFTALAGITLYGSGYGIFLTAMPAYLIEERGFSPAYIGIFFSLFYIAISISQLITGRLCDRFGAKVFMIFGLFLASLGLGASQLSATAAGMLSALTISSIGLGIFYLASMIFLNDTVDERYKGTISGAYYLFWGVGMFFGPPLLSLSSARGGADFSLRCYAALYLALSAVMAMRFYRKQRR